GTAACCATCATACTGGCGGCCGGCGAAAATATATGATAACTGGCGCACCCGGTCGGCGCGGAAATTGAAAAAGAGCGCCACATCGCCGTTGCGTAGTTTCCCTTCCTCCTCATCGCCGAGATTCATCACCGCCGGAATAATAAACTCATCAGTCACATAATTCCGGTAAGATTCTTCTATGGCCGCAACAGGATTATCAAATCTGGGACCGATCTTCTTTACAATCGCCTGATACGCTTTCTCGGTTCGCTCCCATCTTTTATCACGATCCATCCCATAATACCGCCCCATTACGGTGGCAACTTTCCCGACACCGGTCTGATTGAAGAAATCAACCATTTCTTTAATATATCCGGCGCCCGAGTTGGGCGGCGTATCACGGCCATCCATGAAAGCATGAAGATAGACTTTCTTCAGGCCGACGTCTTTGGCCATTGTCACCAGCGCCTTCAGATGCTCCATCGAGGAATGAACGCACCCATCGGAAACAAGCCCGAATAGATGTATCGAAGAATCTTGATTTAGAGCGGTTTTCATGCCCCATAGAAAAGCGGCGTTGGTGAAAAAATCTCCGTCCGAAATCGACTTGTCAATCCGGGTGACATCCTGGTAGACAATTCTTCCGGCGCCGAAATTGAGATGCCCCACTTCGGAGTTCCCCATTTGCCCCATGGGAAGCCCTACCGCCAGACCGGAGCCTTCGATAGGTATATTGGGACAACTCTGAAAGAGCTTTATCAGATTTGGTTTATTGGCTTTGACAACGGCGTTGTAGTAGGGGTCGGTGCGCAGGCCGAAGCCATCGAGGATACAAAGGAGAAACATGGTCAGTCCTTCAAGATAACTTCCTTTTCACCCTTTTCAATCTCACCAATGATATACGGCAATTCCTCCAGACTTCCTAATGCCTCCATGACCGTCTTTGCAATATCGGGCGCGACCACAATTATATACCCGATGCCCATATTAAAAGCCTGATACATGGCCTCGTCATCCACTCCGCCGGTGCTCTGGATAAAATCAAAGATTCTCGGAACCGACCAGGTTTTCTTGCTGATAACCGCTTTCAGGTTTTCGGGCAGGACCCGCACCAGATTACCGGCTATTCCGCCGCCGGTTATATGCGCCATCCCCCGGATTTCAAATTTACCCAACAGGGAAAGAATCGGTTCGAGATAGCAACGATGGGTCATCAGAAGCGCCTCGCCAATCTCCATCCCAAGGGCGTCAATTCGGTTATGATGCTTATGCCCGCCCATCTCAAAAACCACTTTCCGTGCCAACGAGTAGCCATTGGTATGCAGCCCATTGGAGCCGAGACCGATAATGATGTCCCCTTCCTTAATAGCGGCGCCGGTTACAATCCTGCTCTGGTCAACGACACCGACAATGAAGCCGGCCAGGTCATACTCGCCGGGGGCGTAAATATCCGGCATCTCTGCCGTCTCGCCTCCTATCAAGGCCATACCAGCTTTCCGGCAGGCCTGAGAAAGTCCTTTGACAACCTCGGCCACAATCTCAGGATTGAGTCGTCCGGTGGCAATGTAATCGAGAAAGAAAAGGGGGCGGGCGCCATGGACCAGAATATCATTGACACAGTGGTTGACTATGTCCTCCCCAACCGTGTCATGACGGCCGGTCATAAAAGCAATTTTCAGTTTGGTCCCGACACCATCGGCCGATGAGACCAGGACCGGATCGGCATATCCGGCAAAATCAGGCTTAAAAAAGCCGCCAAAAGCCCCAATCTCGGAGAGAACCGACTTATTAAATGTCGCTCTGGCCAGTTCCTTTATTCTCTCTTTTGCTTTATCGGCCGCCGCGATATCTACCCCGGCCGCGGCATAATCTATCTTCTTGTTTTTCATAGCAGTGGGCGAAAACTAATATTCCCGCATTATAAAGTCAAGGTAATAAGCCTTATGAATTTCCTGTAGACCTGCTTATATTAGCCTATGCTCTTGACTGTTCTGATGCCGCTTTTCAACGAGGAAAGAACGGCCGCTGAAATCATCCAGCAGGTCATCGACCTTCCCTTACAACTGGAACTGATAATTATCAACAACGGTTCCGATGATGCCACCGGGATGATAATCCGGCAATTCGGCGACCAGCCCAACATCCGGATAATCGACCGGGATAAAAATATCGGCAAAGGGGATGCTATCACCGAAGGTTTGAAACTTGCCCAGGGGAAGTACACTGTCATTCAGGATGGTGATCTCGAATATGACCCGAATGATCTGGTCCGGATGGTCAAGCTG
This is a stretch of genomic DNA from Candidatus Zixiibacteriota bacterium. It encodes these proteins:
- the gpmI gene encoding 2,3-bisphosphoglycerate-independent phosphoglycerate mutase; amino-acid sequence: MFLLCILDGFGLRTDPYYNAVVKANKPNLIKLFQSCPNIPIEGSGLAVGLPMGQMGNSEVGHLNFGAGRIVYQDVTRIDKSISDGDFFTNAAFLWGMKTALNQDSSIHLFGLVSDGCVHSSMEHLKALVTMAKDVGLKKVYLHAFMDGRDTPPNSGAGYIKEMVDFFNQTGVGKVATVMGRYYGMDRDKRWERTEKAYQAIVKKIGPRFDNPVAAIEESYRNYVTDEFIIPAVMNLGDEEEGKLRNGDVALFFNFRADRVRQLSYIFAGRQYDGYPHPDNPKVHLITMTNYDVELKEAQVAYPPVHLTNIFGEVISRHGLRQLRIAETEKYAHVTYFFNGGVEKPFENEDRVMIQSPKVATYDLKPEMSSVEVADETVRRILSRKYDVVILNFANCDMVGHSGIFEAAVKAVEAIDAGVGKVIRAVEEVQGQAIITADHGNAEQMFDPETNGPFTAHTTNPVPFIFYDCTNRLGKVSLREGGILADVAPTILQYLNINQPAQMTGQSLLIPGEIPAVKH
- the purM gene encoding phosphoribosylformylglycinamidine cyclo-ligase; this encodes MKNKKIDYAAAGVDIAAADKAKERIKELARATFNKSVLSEIGAFGGFFKPDFAGYADPVLVSSADGVGTKLKIAFMTGRHDTVGEDIVNHCVNDILVHGARPLFFLDYIATGRLNPEIVAEVVKGLSQACRKAGMALIGGETAEMPDIYAPGEYDLAGFIVGVVDQSRIVTGAAIKEGDIIIGLGSNGLHTNGYSLARKVVFEMGGHKHHNRIDALGMEIGEALLMTHRCYLEPILSLLGKFEIRGMAHITGGGIAGNLVRVLPENLKAVISKKTWSVPRIFDFIQSTGGVDDEAMYQAFNMGIGYIIVVAPDIAKTVMEALGSLEELPYIIGEIEKGEKEVILKD